The Anopheles maculipalpis chromosome 3RL, idAnoMacuDA_375_x, whole genome shotgun sequence genomic sequence TGACGAGAAGGAGCTCTTTTTTACGCAGCTGGAGAGGGAGTATGACTGCTGCCCACAACATGATGTGAAGATCGTCATCGGAAGACCGGATAAACCAACAATTGGAAGCTTCAGCGCCCACCAGCTGACAAACGATATTGGCCTCAGGCTCATCAATTTTGCCTCCTCCAAGCACATGAGCATTCGCAGCACCTTTTTGCAGCACGCACCACGGTTCAGCTACACCTGGAGGTCACCACTACAAACCTGTTCCCAAATCGAACACGTTCTAATAGACGGAAGGCACttctcggatattatcgacgtGAAACCGTACAGAGGCGCAAACGTCGACTCGGACCATTTCCTGGTAATGGTAAAGCTGCGCCAGAAACTCTCCGTGGTCAACAACCAACGGAGCAagcctaccccaaggctcTATCTGGATCGGCTGAGACGTGCTGATGTGTCGGAGGGGTATGCGCCAGCGCTCGGGGAAGCGCTCTCGTACGACAATCACGCAATGCCCCTAGGAGATcactggcgtatggtggaACGAGCCATCAGCACCGCATCGGAACTGAAAATTGCCCACTTACCACGCAGTCAGCGAAAGGAATGGTTCGAGGAAGAGTGCACTCGTGCACTATGTGAGAAGAATGCAGCACGCGCCCTCA encodes the following:
- the LOC126560715 gene encoding uncharacterized protein LOC126560715: MVRQYYSNCTIYQSGEETRELGPAFIVLGAMQQRVIGCPHLGSTDDEKELFFTQLEREYDCCPQHDVKIVIGRPDKPTIGSFSAHQLTNDIGLRLINFASSKHMSIRSTFLQHAPRFSYTWRSPLQTCSQIEHVLIDGRHFSDIIDVKPYRGANVDSDHFLVMVKLRQKLSVVNNQRSKPTPRLYLDRLRRADVSEGYAPALGEALSYDNHAMPLGDHWRMVERAISTASELKIAHLPRSQRKEWFEEECTRALCEKNAARALMLQHETRKNVENYKRLRRLQTLFFQKKKLRSEESDEKLLELISQSGDGCSFYRRFKEARCGFAPKTAMCRDADGNLLTDRADTCTVQRQEGLI